A genomic window from Neoarius graeffei isolate fNeoGra1 chromosome 5, fNeoGra1.pri, whole genome shotgun sequence includes:
- the LOC132887180 gene encoding aquaporin-1-like, translating into MKKELQGLGFWRAALAELIGTTVFVFCGISAAIGNGNSSYPDQEVKVALAFGLAIAVLVQSLGHISGAHLNPAVTLAMLVSCQISMCTALWYILAQVIGAVIASGIVLGVRPSVVDSLGLNKLNGVSPGQGFGIEFLLTLQLVLCVLATVDKRRDNMAGSAPFACGLSVVLAHLVGISYTGCGINPARSFGPALVSVEFEHHWVFWAGPLCGGVVAALLYDFILFPKGSDFVGWLKVLCHGTEASGAESEPLLEDGAPAARWDKS; encoded by the exons ATGAAGAAAGAACTACAGGGTTTGGGTTTTTGGCGTGCTGCCCTTGCAGAGTTGATAGGGACAACTGTGTTTGTCTTTTGTGGCATTTCTGCAGCAATTGGGAATGGGAACAGCAGCTATCCTGATCAGGAAGTAAAGGTAGCATTAGCATTTGGGCTAGCTATTGCTGTCTTAGTTCAAAGTTTGGGCCATATCAGTGGAGCCCACCTGAATCCAGCTGTCACACTTGCTATGTTGGTTAGCTGCCAGATTAGCATGTGCACGGCATTGTGGTACATTCTGGCTCAGGTGATTGGGGCTGTGATTGCTAGTGGCATTGTTCTGGGAGTGAGACCATCAGTAGTAGATTCACTTGGGCTGAACAAG CTGAATGGTGTCAGTCCAGGACAAGGCTTTGGAATTGAGTTTCTCCTCACACTCCAACTGGTGCTATGTGTCCTAGCAACAGTGGATAAAAGGAGGGACAACATGGCTGGTTCAGCTCCATTTGCATGCGGGCTCTCTGTGGTTCTGGCTCACCTTGTAGGA ATTAGTTACACTGGATGTGGCATCAACCCTGCTCGATCTTTTGGCCCAGCTCTAGTCTCTGTGGAGTTTGAACACCACTGG GTGTTCTGGGCAGGGCCACTATGTGGTGGTGTTGTAGCTGCACTCCTCTATGACTTCATCCTGTTTCCTAAAGGTTCAGACTTTGTTGGCTGGCTCAAGGTTTTGTGCCATGGGACTGAAGCCTCAGGTGCAGAGAGTGAACCTCTCCTTGAGGATGGTGCTCCTGCTGCTCGGTGGGACAAATCATGA